A genomic region of Magnolia sinica isolate HGM2019 chromosome 6, MsV1, whole genome shotgun sequence contains the following coding sequences:
- the LOC131248080 gene encoding frataxin, mitochondrial — protein MAARLLMARMRKCLVSLPLFKPPPSGYLFSSSPCLDSCKASSLEHEKVSLFSPLEASRATGSNFRAFCSRPLNLDDAQGPAAIDYRSILPEDEFHRLADETIHDLQEKIEEYGDCVQLDGFDIDYGNEVLTLKLGSLGTYVLNKQTPNRQIWLSSPVSGPSRFDWDGMRQAWVYRRTKENLQQILETEIEQLCGKPINLS, from the exons ATGGCTGCAAGGCTATTAATGGCGAGAATGAGAAAATGCCTTGTATCCCTCCCCTTATTTAAACCTCCTCCCTCTGGCTATCTTTTCTCTTCCTCTCCATGCCTTGACTCTTGCAAAGCTTCCAGTCTTGAACATGAAAaagtttctcttttctctcctctggAAGCTTCCAGAGCTACTGGATCGAATTTCCGGGCTTTCTGCTCTCGGCCTCTGAACCTCGACGATGCACAGGGCCCCGCTGCAATTGATTATAG GTCTATTCTTCCTGAGGATGAGTTTCACAGGTTGGCTGACGAGACGATACATGACCTGCAAGAAAAAATTGAG GAATATGGTGATTGCGTCCAACTGGATGGCTTTGATATAGATTATGGG AATGAAGttttaacattgaagcttgggaGCTTGGGCACCTATGTTTTAAACAAGCAAACACCAAATAGGCAGATTTGGTTGTCTTCCCCAGTAAG CGGACCATCTCGTTTTGATTGGGACGGGATGAGGCAAGCTTGGGTTTATAGGCGGACCAAAGAAAACTTGCAGCAAATATTAGAAACTGAGATAGAACAACTGTGTGGTAAACCCATTAATCTTTCCTGA